The following proteins are encoded in a genomic region of Lachnospiraceae bacterium KM106-2:
- a CDS encoding putative oxidoreductase: MKQVNWGILGDGDVCEHFAAALDDIPEGELVAVASGSLEKAAGLLKGKNQVKVYHNYEQLIKDSNVDVIFIDIPIVYHKRVIELCIRYGKHVLCDKALTMNAKEAREIKKLAEGKDIMIVQADWFQFLPTTDRVMEWIKTERIGQLKYVTINYGNQMELDVNKLDFSIELGGGALLNMGGAAFSFVLKMMRMMPHTIQSSAYMGFTNVDETNTTILSFIDGTMVNVSTSISIDFSQEAEFIGTKGKIVIPNFFLSSRAYLCDLDGVQLERVHESNAINGYEYEIRELSNRIMSAKFDDVKWNTLDEIIDVLEVMDAVRGQWGLKYPSEENEVVYGGNINE, from the coding sequence ATGAAACAGGTAAACTGGGGGATACTTGGAGATGGCGATGTATGCGAGCATTTCGCTGCGGCATTAGATGACATCCCAGAAGGAGAGTTAGTAGCAGTTGCTTCTGGCTCATTAGAGAAGGCAGCAGGATTATTAAAAGGAAAGAATCAAGTAAAGGTATATCATAACTATGAGCAGTTGATCAAAGATTCAAATGTTGATGTTATTTTTATTGATATACCAATTGTTTATCATAAAAGAGTAATTGAGTTATGTATCCGTTATGGAAAACATGTACTTTGCGATAAAGCATTGACGATGAATGCAAAAGAAGCGAGAGAAATTAAGAAACTTGCCGAAGGAAAAGATATTATGATCGTTCAGGCAGATTGGTTTCAATTCCTTCCGACTACAGATCGCGTTATGGAATGGATTAAGACAGAACGAATTGGTCAGTTAAAGTATGTAACGATCAATTACGGTAATCAGATGGAACTTGATGTCAATAAATTAGATTTTAGCATTGAATTAGGTGGAGGCGCTCTTTTAAATATGGGTGGTGCAGCGTTCTCGTTTGTACTTAAGATGATGAGAATGATGCCACATACAATACAATCCAGTGCTTATATGGGATTTACGAATGTTGATGAGACCAATACGACAATATTATCATTTATTGATGGAACAATGGTTAATGTATCAACATCGATTTCGATTGATTTCTCACAAGAAGCAGAATTTATTGGTACGAAAGGGAAAATTGTAATTCCTAATTTCTTTTTGTCTTCAAGAGCTTATTTATGTGATTTAGATGGAGTACAGTTAGAAAGAGTACATGAATCAAATGCGATCAATGGATACGAATATGAGATTCGTGAGCTATCAAATCGAATTATGTCAGCGAAGTTTGATGATGTTAAGTGGAATACTTTAGATGAGATCATTGATGTCTTAGAAGTGATGGATGCGGTACGAGGTCAGTGGGGATTAAAGTATCCAAGTGAAGAGAATGAGGTTGTATACGGAGGAAATATAAATGAGTAG
- a CDS encoding phage-related baseplate assembly protein, producing the protein MSDFTLDNYPEISFIDNKTIDDVKNELVADYSEEYERTTGESVNLSQADPTRILLYSIAMLFYQGLKYVDNAGKQNLLKYSFGDNLDNLGLFKNVERNQPKAAQTTIRFSLQDVREISTIIPQGTRAFVSDDILFETTKEAEIPVGSLYVDVICQCTQTGLVGNGFLPGEIKQLSDTVPYIASISNLTKTEGGCDLQDDDDYKECINLGPASFSTAGSEPAYKYWVKKFNSSISDVKITSPSACVVDIRIILDGGELPTDTLITELITYLSDDSKRPLTDKVQVAAPDTVDYSLSLTYYIAADQKSSEAIIKSNVEAAISQYVTWQSSRIGRDINPDMLNHLIIAAGAKRVAITTPIYTVVSEKSLPKLTDKSIVYGGLEDD; encoded by the coding sequence ATGTCTGATTTTACTTTAGATAATTATCCAGAAATCAGTTTTATTGACAATAAGACTATTGATGATGTAAAGAATGAGTTAGTTGCTGACTACAGTGAAGAGTATGAAAGAACCACAGGAGAGAGTGTTAACTTATCTCAGGCAGATCCAACACGAATTTTGCTATACTCCATAGCGATGCTTTTTTACCAAGGATTAAAATATGTTGATAATGCGGGTAAGCAAAATTTATTAAAGTATTCATTTGGAGACAACCTAGATAATCTTGGGTTATTTAAAAATGTAGAAAGGAACCAACCGAAAGCAGCTCAAACTACAATTAGATTCTCTCTACAGGATGTAAGAGAAATTTCCACTATCATTCCACAAGGAACTAGAGCGTTTGTATCGGATGATATTTTGTTTGAGACAACTAAAGAAGCTGAGATTCCAGTTGGCAGTCTATATGTGGATGTGATATGTCAATGCACGCAAACAGGTTTAGTTGGAAATGGTTTTCTTCCAGGTGAGATTAAACAGCTATCAGATACAGTGCCTTATATTGCATCCATCAGTAATCTTACAAAAACAGAGGGCGGATGTGATCTACAAGACGATGATGATTATAAAGAGTGCATTAACTTGGGACCAGCTTCATTTTCAACAGCTGGATCAGAACCAGCTTATAAATATTGGGTGAAGAAGTTTAATTCGAGCATATCTGATGTAAAAATCACATCACCAAGCGCATGTGTTGTTGATATTCGAATTATCTTAGATGGAGGAGAATTGCCAACAGATACTTTGATAACGGAGCTTATCACTTACCTATCCGATGATTCTAAACGACCACTTACGGATAAAGTTCAAGTTGCTGCCCCTGATACCGTGGATTATTCATTATCATTAACTTACTATATTGCAGCTGATCAAAAGAGCAGTGAGGCGATAATTAAATCAAATGTTGAGGCAGCAATTAGTCAATATGTAACATGGCAATCTTCCAGAATAGGAAGAGACATTAATCCAGATATGTTAAATCATTTAATTATAGCGGCGGGAGCCAAGAGAGTAGCTATTACTACTCCAATTTACACCGTTGTCTCTGAAAAGTCGCTTCCTAAACTGACTGATAAATCGATAGTATATGGAGGCCTTGAAGATGATTAA
- a CDS encoding probable phage tail protein: MIKLKDSYITDILPDSIKSIPEVQAISYAVHNQLVKLLEYAETTKVYACIDKMPDSILDALAIDLSTLYYDDSLDITIKRKLIKNTIKWYYLSGTTRAVKELITNVFGSGEVIEWFNSSGMQPGEFDIVTDTSLTDQNIEMIKKMIMNIKNVRSHLRNVSILRDSESVGYINSVTVSHKGISISE, translated from the coding sequence ATGATTAAACTAAAAGATTCCTATATTACAGACATATTGCCAGACAGCATTAAGAGTATTCCGGAAGTGCAGGCAATTAGTTATGCAGTACATAATCAACTTGTTAAGCTACTTGAATATGCAGAAACAACAAAGGTATATGCCTGCATTGACAAAATGCCTGATTCTATTTTAGACGCTCTTGCGATAGATTTAAGTACTCTGTATTACGATGACAGTCTTGATATAACGATTAAGAGAAAGTTAATTAAGAATACGATAAAATGGTATTATCTATCCGGAACTACAAGAGCTGTAAAAGAACTGATTACAAATGTCTTCGGTTCTGGTGAAGTTATAGAATGGTTTAACAGTTCTGGTATGCAGCCTGGAGAATTTGATATTGTAACAGATACATCATTAACTGATCAGAATATTGAAATGATAAAAAAGATGATCATGAATATTAAAAATGTACGTTCGCATCTAAGAAATGTGTCTATCTTACGTGATTCTGAAAGTGTTGGATATATCAATAGTGTTACGGTATCACATAAGGGAATATCAATATCTGAGTAG
- a CDS encoding putative bacteriophage regulatory protein: MTMSDGRHVSVDAKYKGKNIKTKLAAYLESFVFNDVASGESDSISITLCDKNKKWMGNWFPEKGDDIVPSIILHNWSASGTKKTIKCGKFTIDDLSYSGPPTVCNIGAVSVPSKQGFQNTKHHKVWKNHSIKQIAADIAKKYGLKLSFEDNRNIVIKTIEQSGESDSSFFSSLCSKYGLALKVFNNKICVFNEEIYEKKKPIVTIHPSDFIGQWNYNTTIAGTYTGAKISYTSGKESKDIEVKIGSGSRILEVNEKAESRKDAEYIARGMMKSENRKTTTMSFTIMANAKIYATCCIYVKGLRKLSGKYYVEKVSQNISASEHTMSLTLHKVVS, encoded by the coding sequence ATGACGATGAGTGACGGAAGACATGTCTCTGTTGATGCAAAATATAAAGGCAAGAACATCAAAACGAAATTAGCAGCATACCTTGAAAGTTTTGTATTTAATGATGTGGCATCTGGTGAGAGTGACTCTATTAGTATTACCTTATGCGATAAAAATAAAAAGTGGATGGGAAATTGGTTTCCTGAAAAGGGAGACGATATTGTACCCTCTATTATATTGCACAATTGGTCGGCATCAGGTACGAAAAAGACCATCAAATGTGGCAAGTTTACAATTGATGATCTTTCTTATTCTGGCCCTCCTACTGTATGTAATATAGGTGCGGTATCAGTGCCATCCAAACAAGGATTTCAAAATACAAAACATCATAAGGTATGGAAGAATCATTCCATTAAACAAATCGCTGCAGATATTGCAAAAAAATATGGACTGAAACTTTCTTTTGAGGACAATCGGAATATAGTCATAAAAACGATTGAGCAATCAGGAGAAAGTGACAGTTCTTTTTTTAGCTCATTATGTTCAAAATATGGATTGGCATTAAAGGTATTCAATAATAAGATCTGTGTTTTCAATGAAGAAATCTACGAAAAGAAAAAGCCCATTGTAACAATTCATCCATCTGATTTCATCGGACAATGGAATTACAACACTACAATTGCCGGTACTTATACGGGTGCTAAGATTAGTTATACAAGTGGTAAAGAATCCAAGGATATAGAGGTCAAAATTGGAAGTGGTAGTCGAATCTTAGAAGTAAATGAAAAGGCTGAAAGTAGAAAAGATGCGGAATATATCGCAAGAGGAATGATGAAATCTGAGAACCGGAAAACAACTACGATGTCATTTACGATTATGGCCAATGCAAAGATATATGCTACTTGTTGTATTTACGTTAAAGGGTTAAGAAAACTTAGTGGAAAGTATTATGTTGAAAAAGTAAGTCAAAACATATCGGCAAGTGAGCACACAATGTCATTGACGCTTCACAAAGTAGTGAGTTAG
- a CDS encoding lysophospholipase has protein sequence MINKQEYYLPSTNGVNKLHVVKWEPVGEVTAILQISHGMVEFINRYDRFANYLAERGILVIGNDHLGHGFTAANDDELGFFPAEDGSKTVVSDLYQITKHAKGEHPGVPYYLLGHSMGSFMARRYLMTYGKELDGAIIMGTGNQPKAVIAAGKMVAGLISVFKGKRHRSKLMNTLSFGAYNKQFKPVRTSYDWLTKDETIVDAYAANKYCTYLFTLNGYQTLFNTFSFIMNKKNIQSIPKELPLFFVAGAKDPVGVNGKEVRKIYEQYKKMGIRDCKIKLYDNCRHEILNELEYETVYEDLYKWIIDKIATK, from the coding sequence ATGATAAACAAACAAGAATACTATCTTCCTTCTACAAATGGAGTGAATAAACTTCATGTTGTAAAATGGGAGCCAGTTGGAGAAGTAACTGCCATTCTTCAAATTTCTCATGGTATGGTTGAGTTTATTAATCGATATGATCGATTTGCAAACTATCTTGCAGAAAGAGGAATCCTTGTGATTGGAAATGATCATTTAGGTCATGGTTTTACAGCGGCAAATGACGATGAACTTGGATTCTTCCCAGCAGAAGATGGAAGTAAGACAGTTGTATCCGATCTTTATCAGATAACAAAACATGCGAAAGGAGAACATCCAGGTGTACCTTATTATTTATTAGGACATAGTATGGGATCCTTTATGGCAAGACGTTATCTTATGACTTATGGAAAAGAATTAGATGGAGCGATCATTATGGGTACTGGCAATCAGCCAAAAGCCGTGATCGCAGCCGGTAAGATGGTAGCTGGTCTAATTTCTGTATTCAAAGGAAAGAGACATCGCAGTAAATTAATGAATACGTTAAGCTTTGGCGCTTATAACAAACAGTTTAAGCCAGTCCGTACATCTTATGATTGGTTGACTAAGGATGAAACGATCGTGGATGCTTATGCGGCAAATAAATATTGCACGTATCTCTTTACGCTTAATGGATACCAGACATTATTTAATACGTTTTCTTTCATTATGAATAAAAAGAATATTCAATCGATTCCAAAGGAACTTCCATTATTTTTTGTAGCAGGAGCAAAAGATCCGGTTGGGGTAAATGGAAAAGAAGTAAGAAAGATTTACGAGCAGTATAAAAAGATGGGAATTCGTGATTGCAAGATCAAATTATATGATAACTGCAGACATGAAATCTTGAACGAACTTGAATATGAAACAGTATATGAAGATCTTTATAAATGGATCATAGATAAAATTGCAACAAAATAG
- a CDS encoding phage holin, which produces MDKLRQIKDFVCFLCGVLGGFVVQLLGGWTKDLRTLVLFMIIDFAMGLIVAAVFKNSTKTESGALNSTAGLKGICKKIVMLLMVVIATQADGLMGTNYIRSASIIAFIVNELISIGENAGLMGVKFPTAITNAIDVLSQKAEEKRSDQ; this is translated from the coding sequence ATGGATAAGTTACGACAAATTAAAGATTTTGTATGTTTTTTATGTGGAGTATTAGGTGGATTCGTTGTGCAGTTACTAGGTGGATGGACTAAGGACTTGCGCACATTGGTACTATTTATGATCATTGATTTTGCAATGGGATTAATTGTTGCAGCTGTCTTTAAAAACAGTACAAAGACGGAATCTGGAGCATTGAACAGTACAGCAGGACTAAAGGGAATATGTAAGAAAATAGTTATGTTACTTATGGTTGTCATTGCCACACAAGCAGATGGATTAATGGGTACAAATTATATTAGATCAGCATCAATCATCGCATTTATTGTCAATGAATTAATTAGTATTGGTGAGAACGCAGGATTAATGGGAGTTAAATTCCCTACAGCGATTACAAATGCCATAGATGTATTATCTCAAAAAGCAGAAGAGAAAAGGAGTGATCAGTAA
- a CDS encoding phage lysin, with protein sequence MGLTDKQKLFIKKIGDASVSLYKNNRILPSLTIAQAILESAWGTKVTGNFNYFGMKWHQGSQYGYKECPTHEVYNGKRVSISAKFLSFKTVEQGIGARFQFLNTKRYANLKGITDYKKACRTIKADGYATDPNYANSLIKLIEAYDLNSYDKKALEKKVTSAPTSSKTTSKTGSSKKDDKVYYTVKKGDNLTAIAKKYKTSVNKLVSLNKIKDPNKISIGQKIRVK encoded by the coding sequence ATGGGATTAACAGACAAACAAAAATTATTTATTAAAAAGATCGGGGATGCTTCGGTATCCCTTTACAAGAACAACAGGATTCTTCCATCTTTAACGATTGCACAAGCAATTTTAGAGAGTGCATGGGGAACTAAAGTAACTGGAAACTTCAATTACTTTGGGATGAAGTGGCATCAAGGTAGCCAGTACGGTTATAAAGAATGTCCTACTCACGAAGTTTACAATGGCAAGAGAGTTTCTATTTCTGCTAAATTTCTATCATTTAAAACCGTAGAACAAGGTATTGGAGCCAGATTCCAGTTCCTTAATACAAAGCGATATGCTAACTTGAAAGGAATTACAGATTATAAGAAGGCTTGTAGAACCATTAAAGCCGATGGATATGCAACGGATCCAAACTATGCAAACAGCCTGATTAAATTAATCGAAGCTTATGATCTCAATTCTTATGATAAAAAAGCATTGGAAAAGAAAGTAACAAGTGCCCCAACAAGCTCGAAAACAACGTCAAAAACAGGCTCTAGCAAGAAAGACGATAAAGTCTACTACACAGTAAAAAAAGGTGATAATTTGACCGCTATCGCAAAGAAGTATAAGACAAGTGTTAACAAGCTAGTATCTCTTAATAAGATCAAGGATCCTAACAAGATTAGTATTGGTCAGAAAATCAGAGTTAAATAA
- a CDS encoding Rha protein, phage phi-80, producing the protein MLVELARINKKELVVCSSLDVADTFGKEHRRVMQDIRELGCSDQFNKHNFVLISYIDSMNRKKPMYQMTRDGFTLLVMGYTGDKAMKFKEAYIKQFNAMEKTLQGKLIEREKGIAVRQSLTKALQVVEEDRMHGHAYSTYTNSIYKVLFGKSAKQLKTKYGLSQKDSLRDYFGAEELKAIESMERMVSGLVDCGWGYDKIKSFIENTNTKQLVG; encoded by the coding sequence ATGTTAGTAGAGTTAGCAAGAATTAATAAGAAAGAATTAGTTGTATGTAGTAGCTTGGATGTGGCAGATACATTTGGAAAAGAACATCGTAGGGTTATGCAAGATATAAGGGAATTAGGATGTAGTGATCAATTTAATAAGCACAATTTCGTGCTTATCTCATATATAGATTCAATGAACAGAAAGAAGCCAATGTACCAAATGACAAGAGATGGATTTACACTACTTGTTATGGGCTATACTGGTGATAAGGCAATGAAGTTTAAAGAAGCATACATTAAACAGTTCAATGCCATGGAAAAGACATTACAAGGCAAATTGATTGAAAGAGAAAAAGGAATTGCAGTAAGACAGTCTTTAACTAAGGCATTACAGGTTGTTGAAGAAGATAGAATGCATGGCCACGCATATAGTACATATACAAACAGTATTTACAAAGTTCTCTTTGGTAAAAGTGCAAAGCAGCTTAAAACCAAATACGGATTATCGCAAAAAGATTCTTTGAGAGACTATTTCGGTGCAGAGGAATTGAAAGCTATAGAATCTATGGAACGCATGGTAAGTGGTCTTGTTGATTGTGGTTGGGGTTATGACAAGATCAAGTCATTCATCGAGAATACAAATACCAAACAGCTTGTTGGATAA
- a CDS encoding phage tail length tape-measure protein codes for MASNGKEYKMAIKIAGEIEKSFMTSMNISKKELRSIAKTAAKSNMSVREQFNAGFDQVGKGYSKIASVGKKAFIATAKAAKVASVAAIGVGTAATLVGSKFEAQMSTVKSISQSSASDMQKLSDKAKELGIKTQFSATDAGKAMEYQAMAGWKVNDMLHGTEGIMNLAASSGEDLATTSDIVTDALTAFGLKAKDSNHFADILAKTASNANTNVGLMGETFKYVAPVAGALKYKVQDTALGIGLMANSGIKASIAGTAMRSWITRMAKPTDESAAAMKKLGISLTDSKGNMKSFLQVMNDTRAGFSNVKSEGEKAKLAAQLAGKTGMSGLLAVVNSSQSDYEKLYKSIVNCSGAAKDMANTRLDNLKGDVTLLKSSMEGMGIQIYEGVKKPMRGTTQFIRKNVDSLTSSLKTNNTIGKWTKDIENSLPTAKRYFDDFTGSLLNFSKPLLSTGKWLLKNPKVIVSTVAGIGSSLLAYKTASGVRSLATSFIKLKGVLTNPFAAAITGVGIAIGGAAGIASYIKMANAELKRQNLADHFGNISLSLSDLQEVANHIVQSQSLTNLSKAVSNMSKISEFRNKINDSVEDLSKLNWKVSIGMKLSDSDKTAYKNDITSFIQNTNSMLQQQQYTLNLSFNSLLDNSPESKTMEDSFSTFFSGMYGKAQKAAKKLQDKVNEAFEDGLLDIDEVKEISKLQQQLSNLTNQLGKYKIDAKFDSLKQETLGKKLTANSFMNLQNETQKIVKDQTANYQKSREYALQNIMYRRDNDKSYSKKQYDADYKKLQKGYLDNVSELQQKAVEFQTDTIYSAYGGEIKKANKSFNTSVNASLKEKKGFGQDVNWRTKSVLMYTDMMDQVQNTGLSGSTKDAVGQLYTKIGPMLVNLENIKKQYSKMGVSAPSKLNKTLNKANTLGALTGEQGSIWKTIGSKMSKDSYYTKMTADLKKSGSYIPEELSKSMTENKDQFTSAATQLHDQLRTAIRNKFSTGIDVNIPINLKQTVSTNTTNGGKTDSKGKTSAANQKNFPFANPKKELHKLGVPGFAKGGIIKNPTLATFAEKSPEAAIPLNGSKRSVSLWEKTGHMLGVYKAKKNSTFSNYASDKSSFSNLYSSMKGQDSAETSEQTPSIQFSPVLNFYGDSPSKKDIVDAGRISQREFEKMMDQYMRNNRRLKFS; via the coding sequence TTGGCAAGTAACGGTAAAGAGTATAAGATGGCGATCAAAATAGCCGGTGAAATTGAAAAGTCATTCATGACTAGCATGAATATTTCAAAAAAAGAACTTCGTTCCATTGCTAAGACTGCCGCTAAATCTAATATGAGTGTCCGTGAGCAATTCAATGCTGGTTTTGATCAAGTAGGAAAAGGTTATAGTAAAATAGCAAGCGTTGGGAAAAAAGCTTTTATAGCTACAGCAAAGGCAGCTAAAGTAGCAAGTGTTGCAGCCATTGGAGTTGGTACAGCGGCTACTTTGGTTGGTAGTAAATTTGAAGCTCAAATGTCAACGGTTAAATCGATTTCTCAATCAAGTGCAAGTGATATGCAAAAGCTATCGGATAAGGCAAAAGAACTTGGAATTAAAACACAATTTAGTGCTACTGATGCAGGAAAAGCAATGGAGTATCAAGCAATGGCTGGATGGAAGGTAAATGATATGTTACATGGTACCGAAGGTATTATGAACTTAGCAGCTTCTTCCGGAGAAGATCTTGCAACGACAAGTGATATTGTTACAGATGCCTTAACTGCGTTTGGACTGAAAGCGAAAGATTCGAATCACTTTGCAGATATCCTTGCTAAGACAGCATCCAATGCGAATACCAATGTAGGTCTGATGGGTGAAACATTTAAGTATGTTGCACCAGTTGCCGGAGCGTTAAAGTATAAAGTTCAAGATACTGCTCTTGGTATTGGCTTGATGGCCAATTCAGGTATTAAAGCATCTATAGCTGGTACTGCTATGCGATCATGGATTACAAGAATGGCGAAACCAACGGATGAATCAGCGGCAGCCATGAAAAAGTTAGGAATCTCCCTTACCGATTCCAAAGGTAATATGAAATCATTTCTTCAAGTAATGAATGATACACGTGCTGGATTTAGTAATGTTAAGTCCGAGGGTGAGAAAGCGAAACTTGCTGCACAGTTAGCAGGAAAGACAGGAATGAGTGGATTACTTGCGGTTGTAAACTCGAGTCAAAGCGATTATGAGAAACTTTATAAGTCAATTGTTAACTGTTCCGGTGCTGCTAAAGATATGGCTAATACAAGATTAGATAATCTAAAAGGCGATGTAACACTTCTTAAGAGCTCGATGGAAGGCATGGGAATACAGATTTATGAAGGTGTTAAAAAGCCAATGCGTGGAACTACACAGTTTATTCGAAAGAATGTAGATTCTCTTACTTCGAGTTTAAAGACGAACAATACAATTGGGAAATGGACAAAGGATATTGAAAATTCACTTCCTACAGCAAAGCGATATTTTGATGACTTTACAGGTTCCTTATTGAACTTTTCAAAACCGTTACTAAGTACCGGAAAATGGTTGTTGAAAAATCCAAAGGTAATCGTATCGACGGTAGCTGGAATTGGTTCTTCTTTATTAGCTTATAAAACGGCTAGTGGAGTTAGAAGTTTAGCTACATCATTTATAAAGCTTAAAGGGGTTCTTACCAATCCGTTTGCGGCAGCAATAACAGGTGTTGGAATAGCCATCGGTGGCGCTGCTGGTATTGCATCTTATATTAAGATGGCTAATGCAGAGTTAAAGAGACAGAATCTTGCGGATCACTTTGGAAATATTTCGTTGTCTTTATCAGATCTACAAGAAGTTGCTAACCATATCGTGCAATCTCAGAGCCTTACTAATTTGAGTAAAGCAGTATCAAATATGAGTAAGATTAGCGAGTTTAGGAATAAAATCAATGATTCGGTTGAAGATCTAAGTAAGTTAAACTGGAAAGTATCAATAGGAATGAAACTGAGCGATTCCGATAAGACAGCATACAAGAATGATATTACAAGTTTTATTCAGAATACCAATTCTATGTTACAGCAACAGCAGTATACACTAAACTTGTCATTCAATTCGTTGCTCGATAATAGTCCAGAAAGTAAAACAATGGAGGATTCTTTTTCTACATTCTTTTCTGGAATGTATGGGAAAGCTCAGAAGGCAGCTAAGAAACTCCAAGACAAGGTAAATGAGGCTTTCGAGGATGGCTTACTTGATATTGATGAAGTGAAAGAAATATCCAAGCTACAGCAGCAATTATCTAATTTAACAAATCAGTTAGGAAAATATAAGATCGATGCGAAGTTTGATTCTCTTAAGCAAGAAACTTTGGGAAAAAAATTAACGGCTAATTCGTTTATGAATTTGCAAAATGAGACACAAAAGATTGTAAAAGATCAAACGGCCAATTACCAGAAGTCAAGAGAGTACGCATTACAGAACATCATGTATCGTAGAGATAATGATAAGTCTTATTCTAAAAAGCAATATGACGCTGATTATAAGAAACTCCAAAAAGGCTATTTAGATAATGTATCTGAGTTACAGCAAAAGGCGGTTGAGTTTCAAACTGATACAATTTATAGTGCTTATGGCGGTGAAATAAAAAAGGCTAATAAGAGCTTTAATACAAGCGTGAATGCATCACTGAAAGAGAAGAAAGGTTTTGGACAAGATGTAAACTGGAGAACTAAGTCAGTGTTAATGTATACCGATATGATGGATCAAGTTCAAAACACTGGATTGAGTGGAAGTACAAAAGATGCAGTAGGCCAGTTGTATACAAAGATTGGACCAATGCTTGTTAACTTGGAGAATATAAAGAAGCAGTATTCTAAAATGGGAGTAAGTGCGCCAAGTAAATTAAATAAGACATTGAATAAAGCGAACACATTAGGAGCATTGACAGGCGAACAAGGATCTATATGGAAAACCATAGGTAGTAAGATGTCTAAAGACTCTTATTATACGAAGATGACAGCAGATTTGAAAAAGAGTGGTTCATATATTCCAGAAGAATTGTCAAAGTCAATGACAGAAAATAAAGACCAGTTTACTAGTGCTGCTACACAATTACATGATCAATTGCGAACGGCAATTAGAAATAAATTTTCTACGGGAATCGATGTCAATATTCCAATTAATTTAAAACAGACGGTTAGCACCAATACTACTAATGGTGGAAAAACAGACTCAAAAGGTAAAACATCGGCAGCTAATCAAAAGAATTTCCCTTTTGCAAATCCTAAAAAGGAATTACATAAGTTAGGTGTTCCTGGCTTTGCCAAAGGTGGAATTATTAAAAATCCAACATTGGCGACATTTGCAGAGAAGAGTCCAGAAGCAGCAATCCCATTGAATGGTTCAAAACGTTCCGTATCTCTGTGGGAGAAAACAGGCCATATGCTTGGTGTATATAAAGCAAAGAAGAACTCGACATTCTCTAATTATGCAAGTGATAAGAGTAGCTTTAGTAATCTTTATAGTAGTATGAAAGGTCAGGATAGTGCTGAGACATCGGAGCAAACACCGTCAATACAATTCAGTCCTGTTTTGAATTTCTATGGTGATTCTCCATCAAAAAAAGATATCGTGGATGCCGGAAGAATTTCACAAAGAGAGTTTGAAAAGATGATGGATCAATATATGAGAAATAATCGCAGACTTAAGTTTTCATAA